A genome region from Arachis duranensis cultivar V14167 chromosome 8, aradu.V14167.gnm2.J7QH, whole genome shotgun sequence includes the following:
- the LOC127741238 gene encoding uncharacterized protein LOC127741238 codes for MDRSDPNRFRNRKPASSTERFLGVPSNAPPLENPSSSSATDELTEDDVVFFGDDNADNNHLPSTASSSNSSTPNHHHLHHNNNHKGFGFGSSDTFGILAALPENDASPTAPNGTHFFHKASSVSLSSSSSSSSSRMIPAIPKPPSAHHDRMPQSSVMYHQSAPVNVPILSQAMMRRHRQFDDDDDDDVDDVTAEDDDVMLPPHEIVARNSAQSPMLACSVLEGVGRTLKGRDLRQVRNAVWRQTGFLD; via the coding sequence ATGGATCGGTCTGACCCGAACCGCTTCCGTAACCGTAAACCGGCCTCCTCAACGGAACGCTTCCTTGGCGTCCCATCCAACGCGCCGCCTCTTGAAAACCCTAGCTCCTCCTCCGCCACCGACGAGCTCACCGAGGACGACGTCGTTTTCTTTGGCGACGACAACGCCGACAACAATCACCTCCCTTCCACTGCCTCCTCTTCCAACTCATCCACCCCTAaccaccaccacctccaccATAACAACAACCACAAGGGCTTCGGATTCGGCTCCTCTGACACCTTCGGCATCCTTGCCGCTCTGCCGGAAAACGACGCCTCACCTACTGCTCCAAACGGCACGCACTTCTTCCACAAGGCCTCCTCGGTTTCGCTGTcctcgtcttcttcttcttcttcgtcgcGTATGATTCCCGCCATACCGAAGCCTCCGTCAGCGCACCACGACCGGATGCCGCAGTCTTCGGTCATGTACCACCAGTCGGCGCCGGTGAACGTTCCTATTTTGTCTCAGGCGATGATGAGGAGGCACCGCCAGTTTGATGACGACGATGACGACGATGTGGACGATGTGACGGCGGAGGACGACGATGTGATGCTTCCGCCGCACGAGATTGTGGCGAGGAACTCGGCGCAGTCGCCGATGCTGGCGTGCTCGGTCCTGGAAGGGGTGGGGCGGACCCTGAAAGGGAGAGACTTACGGCAGGTTCGGAATGCGGTTTGGCGGCAAACAGGTTTccttgattga
- the LOC127741239 gene encoding uncharacterized mitochondrial protein AtMg00820-like — protein MTTKSSLKRAESNIALISKIEPQNIQEALADPSWVLAMEEELQQFENNQVWTLVSHSNGKKVIGTKGIFRNKLGEDGTIIRNKVRLVAQGYNQEKGIDFDESFTPVARLEAIRLLLAYAAHCGFKLMPGHHEIDEKSK, from the exons ATGACTACTAAATCATCTTTGAAAAGAGCCGAATCCAACATTGCTCTTATATCAAAGATTGAACCTCAAAATATCCAGGAAGCACTTGCTGATCCATCTTGGGTATTAGCCATGGAGGAGGAATTGCAGCAGTTTGAGAATAATCAAGTCTGGACCCTAGTGTCTCATTCAAATGGAAAGAAAGTCATCGGTACAAAAGGGATTTTCAGAAATAAATTGGGTGAAGATGGAACCATTATTAGAAACAAAGTAAGATTAGTGGCTCAAGGCTATAATCAAGAGAAagggattgattttgatgaatcatTCACACCTGTAGCAAGACTGGAAGCTATCAGATTACTCTTAGCCTATGCAGCTCATTGCGGCTTCaaactgatgccagggcatcatg AAATTGATGAAAAAAGTAAGTAA
- the LOC107461813 gene encoding uncharacterized protein LOC107461813 produces MAFAHQVVTALVFVLVLTKVDPSACQLVKGKVSCNDCTHQNYDFSGIKVSVKCEGVKRVAMATTQDNGTFKVDLPFDQHNNFMKKCHAKIIGGPNHIYARKKNQVSEIVMKGKEVKLSSPLSFFKECPQQHIEYCNAFASSKTFDFNFPFPPEWGLAPSSYYFPYFFPIIGIP; encoded by the exons ATGGCTTTTGCTCATCAAGTTGTCACAGCACTTGTTTTTGTGTTAGTTTTGACCAAAGTTGACCCCTCAGCATGCCAATTGGTGAAGGGCAAAGTCTCCTGCAATGACTGCACTCATCAAAACTACGATTTCTCTG GGATCAAGGTGTCAGTGAAGTGTGAAGGTGTGAAAAGGGTAGCCATGGCAACAACACAAGATAACGGCACCTTCAAGGTTGACCTCCCCTTTGACCAGCATAATAATTTTATGAAGAAGTGCCATGCAAAAATTATTGGAGGACCAAATCACATATATGCGAGAAAGAAGAACCAGGTGTCAGAAATTGTAATGAAGGGCAAGGAGGTAAAACTATCAAGTCCTCTTAGCTTCTTCAAAGAATGCCCCCAACAACACATTGAATATTGCAACGCGTTCGCTTCATCCAAAACCTTCGATTTCAATTTCCCTTTTCCACCCGAGTGGGGTTTGGCACCCTCTAGTTACTACTTTCCTTATTTCTTCCCTATAATTGGAATACCTTGA